One window from the genome of Nicotiana sylvestris chromosome 9, ASM39365v2, whole genome shotgun sequence encodes:
- the LOC138877723 gene encoding uncharacterized protein — translation MTEFFEKWHIKRILSTPYHPAGNGQAESSNKTILNILKKKLEDAKRLWPELLLEVLWAYCTMPKTSTGETPYSLVYGTDAVIPIEVGEPSLRYSNKSGSSNDESRLQNLDEVDERRDMAHIRMMAQKQQAERYYNKKAKVRPLRVGDYVLKAKTQTAKDPNERKLGTNWDGPYKITTVASKSAFQLETMEGKLLQNNWNVAHLKYFHF, via the coding sequence ATGACtgagttcttcgaaaaatggcatATCAAGcggatactctccacgccatatcatcctGCCGGCAACGGACAAGCGGAATCCTCCAATAAAACAATATTAAACATACTAAAGAAAAAGCTTGAGGACGCCAAAAGGCTTTGGCCGGAACTGCTACTAGAGGTGCTATGGGCCTACTGCACAATGCCGAAGACCAGCACAGGTGAGACGCCGTATTCACTAGTCTACGGCACTGACGCAGTCATACCCATTGAGGTCGGGGAACCTAGCCTGAGATACTCCAATAAAAGTGGATCAAGCAATGACGAAAGCAGGTTACAAAACCTGGATGAGGTCGACGAACGAAGGGATATGGCACATATAAGGATGAtggcccaaaaacaacaagctgaaaggtactataacaagaaggccaaagtacgaCCACTCAGAGTCGGAGACTATGTACTAAAGGCCAAAACGCAAACAGCGAAGGACCCGAATGAAAGGAAATtgggaacaaactgggacggGCCGTATAAAATCACAACAGTAGCAAGCAAATCAGCATTCCaattagaaacaatggaaggaaaactattACAAAATAACTGGAATGTcgcccacctcaagtacttccacttctGA
- the LOC104225503 gene encoding rapid alkalinization factor-like: MAKPFSSTFIISSLLIALLIISGEASGDFDMSGWIPMKATDSCDGTIAECMAAGEFEMDSESNRRILATDDYISYGALQRNTVPCSRRGASYYNCQTGAEANPYTRGCSAITRCRS; this comes from the coding sequence ATGGCGAAGCCGTTTAGCTCCACTTTCATCATCTCTTCACTATTAATTGCGCTATTGATTATCTCCGGCGAAGCTTCCGGCGACTTCGACATGAGTGGATGGATTCCGATGAAAGCCACAGATAGCTGTGACGGTACGATAGCAGAGTGCATGGCCGCCGGTGAATTCGAAATGGATTCAGAGAGCAACCGGCGCATTTTAGCAACTGACGATTACATAAGCTATGGTGCTCTGCAGAGAAACACTGTACCCTGTTCTAGAAGAGGTGCTTCCTATTATAACTGCCAAACAGGTGCTGAAGCTAATCCTTATACCCGTGGCTGCAGTGCTATTACTCGTTGCCGGAGTTAA